Proteins from one Lonchura striata isolate bLonStr1 chromosome 28, bLonStr1.mat, whole genome shotgun sequence genomic window:
- the ZAP70 gene encoding tyrosine-protein kinase ZAP-70 produces MPDAAAHLPFYYGSIARSEAEEHLKLGGMADGLFLLRQCLRSLGGYVLSMVCDLQFYHYPIERQLNGTYAILGGKAHCGPEELCEFYSKDADGLCCPLRKPCNRPSGVEPQPGVFDSMRDNMVREYVRQTWKLEGDALEQAIISQAPQVEKLVATTAHERMPWYHGNISREEAERRLYAGAQPDGKFLLREKKENRAYALSLVYGKTVYHYRVDHDKSGKYSIPEGTKFDTLWQLVEYLKLKPDGLIFYLREACPNPNMPASAAPVPPTHPSVSRNLGPLNADGYTPDPVGAGKSRLLPMDTSVYESPYSDPEELKDKKLFLKRDHLMIDEVELGAGNFGCVKKGVYKMRKKQIDVAIKVLKSNNEKTVKDEMMKEAQIMHQLDNPYIVRMIGVCEAESLMLVMEMASGGPLNRFLASKKDEITTSNIVELMHQVSMGMKYLEEKNFVHRDLAARNVLLVNQHYAKISDFGLSKALGADDSYYKARTAGKWPLKWYAPECILFHKFSSKSDVWSYGVTMWEAFSFGQKPYKKMKGPEVISFIEQGKRMDCPQECPAEMYALMQQCWTYRWEERPGFVAVENSIRSYYYSIAAKPENGPDTGDRAKAALP; encoded by the exons ATGCCGGACGCCGCCGCCCACCTGCCCTTCTACTACGGCAGCATCGCGCGCTCGGAGGCCGAGGAGCACCTGAAGCTGGGGGGGATGGCGGACGGGCTGTTCCTGCTGCGGCAGTGCCTGCGCAGCCTGGGCGGCTACGTGCTGTCCATGGTGTGCGACCTGCAGTTCTACCACTACCCCATCGAGCGCCAGCTCAACGGCACCTACGCCATCCTGGGGGGCAAGGCCCACTGCGGCCCCGAGGAGCTCTGTGAGTTCTACTCCAAGGATGCTGACGGGCTCTGCTGCCCCCTGCGCAAGCCCTGCAACCGCCCCAGCGGGGtggagccccagcccggcgTCTTCGACAGCATGAGGGACAACATGGTGCGGGAGTACGTGCGGCAGACGTGGAAACTGGAG GGGGATGCCCTGGAACAGGCCATCATCAGCCAGGCTCCCCAGGTGGAGAAGCTGGTGGCCACCACAGCCCACGAGAGGATGCCCTGGTACCACGGCAATATCAGCCGGGAGGAAGCGGAACGGAGGCTCTACGCGGGGGCACAGCCCGATGGGAAATTCCT GCTGCGGGAAAAGAAGGAGAACCGTGCCTATGCCCTGTCCCTCGTCTACGGCAAGACCGTGTACCACTACCGGGTGGATCACGACAAGTCCGGGAAATATTCCATTCCTGAGGGCACCAAGTTCGACACCCTCTGGCAG TTGGTGGAGTACTTAAAACTCAAACCGGACGGGCTGATTTTCTACCTGAGGGAAGCCTGCCCCAACCCCAACATGCCAG cctctgcagcaccagtTCCACCCACCCACCCCTCCGTGAGC AGAAACCTGGGGCCTCTCAATGCAGACGGATACACCCCAGACCCTGTCG GGGCAGGAAAATCCCGCCTGCTGCCCATGGACACCAGTGTCTACGAGAGCCCCTACAGCGACCCCGAGGAGCTGAAGGACAAGAAGCTCTTCCTGAAGAGGGACCACCTGATGATCGATGAGGTGGAGCTGGGTGCAGGAAACTTCGGCTGCGTCAAGAAGGGAGTGTACAAAATGAGGAA GAAGCAGATCGACGTGGCCATCAAGGTGCTGAAGAGCAACAACGAGAAGACAGTGAAGGATGAGATGATGAAGGAAGCTCAGATCATGCACCAGCTGGACAACCCCTACATTGTCAGAATGATCGGGGTGTGCGAGGCCGAGTCGCTGATGCTCGTGATGGAGATGGCTTCTGGAGGGCCCCTCAACAGGTTCTTGGCTTCCAAGAA GGACGAGATTACAACGAGCAACATCGTGGAGCTGATGCACCAGGTGTCCATGGGGATGAAGTACCTGGAGGAGAAGAACTTTGTCCACAGGGACCTAGCAGCCAGGAATGTCCTGCTGGTGAACCAGCACTATGCGAAGATCAGTGACTTTGGGCTCTCCAAGGCTCTGGGAGCTGATGACAGCTACTACAAG GCCAGGACAGCAGGGAAGTGGCCCCTGAAGTGGTACGCCCCCGAGTGCATCCTCTTCCACAAGTTCTCCAGCAAGAGTGACGTCTGGAGCTACGGTGTGACCATGTGGGAGGCCTTCAGCTTTGGGCAGAAACCGTACAAG AAAATGAAGGGCCCTGAGGTGATCAGCTTCATAGAGCAGGGCAAGCGCATGGACTGTCCCCAGGAGTGCCCAGCAGAGATGTACGCCCTgatgcagcagtgctggacatACAG ATGGGAAGAACGTCCAGGATTTGTGGCTGTGGAAAACTCCATCCGCTCCTACTACTACAGCATTGCTGCCAAGCCCGAAAATGGGCCagacacaggggacagggccaAAGCAGCTCTTCCTTGA